The following are encoded in a window of Calderihabitans maritimus genomic DNA:
- the murA gene encoding UDP-N-acetylglucosamine 1-carboxyvinyltransferase, translating to MARLIIDGGKRLQGKVRISGAKNAALAIIAASVMAEGETILENVPCIADVEYQLDIISGMGAEVKWLDPNTVRLVVPDTISSSAPYRLVKKLRASNLLLGALLARKGMAEVPLPGGCDIGARPMDLHFKGLTALGAEIRLKHGFVVARGNCLSGTRIYLDFPSVGATENIMMAACRASGVTVIENAAKEPEVVDLANFLNAMGAKVRGAGTDLIKIEGVSDLRGVRYAVIPDRIEAGTYMIAAAATGGDVWVDNIIATHLQPIIAKLQEVGAVVEEKETAIRVIGREKLFSTDVKTLPYPGFPTDLQSPMMSLLAVAKGTSIIRENIFENRLQVAEELKRMGASVKVEGQVAVIVGVEQLYGARVNAPDLRAGAALVIAGLMAEGTTEVLNASVIHRGYEHLKEKLTALGASIQVHT from the coding sequence ATGGCGAGGTTAATAATTGACGGGGGTAAGCGGCTGCAGGGGAAAGTCCGGATAAGCGGAGCCAAGAATGCTGCTTTGGCCATAATCGCAGCCAGTGTGATGGCTGAGGGCGAGACTATTTTAGAAAACGTTCCGTGTATAGCTGACGTAGAGTATCAGTTAGATATTATTTCCGGAATGGGGGCAGAAGTGAAATGGCTGGACCCCAATACGGTTCGTCTGGTAGTACCGGATACCATCAGCAGTAGTGCCCCTTACCGATTGGTCAAAAAGTTACGTGCCTCGAACCTGTTGTTGGGAGCTTTATTGGCCCGTAAAGGAATGGCCGAGGTGCCCCTGCCGGGAGGTTGTGATATAGGTGCTCGTCCTATGGATCTGCATTTTAAGGGGTTAACAGCTTTAGGTGCTGAAATTCGACTTAAACACGGCTTCGTAGTAGCTCGGGGAAACTGTTTATCGGGCACGCGTATATACTTGGATTTCCCGAGCGTAGGAGCTACGGAGAATATCATGATGGCTGCCTGCCGAGCTTCCGGGGTAACCGTTATCGAGAATGCGGCTAAAGAGCCGGAAGTAGTTGACTTAGCCAATTTTTTAAATGCTATGGGGGCTAAAGTTCGGGGGGCCGGTACTGACCTTATCAAGATAGAAGGAGTTTCGGATCTACGGGGAGTCCGGTATGCGGTAATACCTGATCGAATAGAGGCGGGAACTTACATGATTGCAGCGGCTGCTACCGGAGGAGATGTGTGGGTGGATAACATTATTGCTACTCATCTGCAGCCGATTATTGCTAAACTGCAGGAAGTAGGAGCAGTGGTGGAAGAAAAAGAAACGGCAATTCGGGTTATCGGTAGAGAAAAATTATTTTCTACCGATGTAAAAACGTTGCCCTACCCGGGTTTCCCCACTGATTTGCAGTCTCCTATGATGAGCCTCCTGGCGGTAGCCAAAGGGACCAGCATTATCAGAGAAAATATTTTTGAAAACCGTCTTCAGGTAGCTGAAGAGTTGAAACGGATGGGCGCCTCTGTTAAAGTAGAAGGTCAGGTAGCTGTAATTGTGGGTGTGGAGCAGTTATACGGGGCCCGTGTGAACGCACCCGATTTGCGAGCAGGCGCGGCTCTGGTAATAGCAGGACTGATGGCGGAAGGTACCACCGAAGTGTTAAATGCCTCCGTTATTCATCGAGGTTATGAACATTTAAAAGAAAAGTTGACCGCGCTGGGAGCTTCAATTCAAGTCCATACATAA
- a CDS encoding S1C family serine protease, producing the protein MSYFERDAYYYRERKPGYFFIIVVALLSGIIGGIVALSLSPYLFPEVVPPILEEPQEKKEKQEAQLPPVPYNPAESPVVAIARQVGPAVVGITNLRGHDFFNNQLVSTGSGVIFDRENGYIVTNYHVVAGAQKILVNLDEKRQYTARLVGGDERTDLAVLKIKADNLPEAKFGDSTKLQVGEMAIAIGNPLGREFARSVTVGVISALNREVTVESPTGEAITLKLIQTDAAINPGNSGGALVNARGEVIGINSVKIARADVEGMGFAIPISDAQPIIQQLIEKGYVSRPFIGIYDFREITEEMSEWYGLPVGIYVGGIVPGGPAEKAGMKPGDIIVKIDDEIIASFEDLQKVLYRHQVGDRVTITVIRNGKRLTLPVILGEMPRR; encoded by the coding sequence GTGAGTTACTTTGAACGCGATGCCTATTATTACCGGGAGAGAAAACCGGGATATTTCTTTATCATTGTAGTAGCTTTACTCAGTGGTATTATAGGAGGGATTGTGGCACTTAGCCTGAGTCCTTACCTCTTTCCAGAGGTTGTCCCCCCTATCTTAGAAGAACCCCAGGAAAAAAAAGAAAAACAGGAAGCTCAGTTACCGCCCGTACCCTACAATCCCGCGGAGTCTCCGGTGGTCGCCATAGCCCGGCAAGTAGGCCCGGCAGTCGTAGGTATTACCAACTTGCGAGGGCATGATTTTTTTAATAACCAGTTAGTGTCAACAGGTTCGGGAGTTATTTTTGACAGGGAAAATGGCTATATCGTTACTAATTATCATGTGGTGGCCGGTGCCCAAAAAATACTGGTTAATCTTGATGAAAAACGTCAGTACACCGCCCGACTGGTCGGCGGGGATGAGCGTACGGACCTGGCAGTGCTGAAGATAAAGGCCGACAACCTGCCTGAAGCTAAATTTGGCGATTCCACGAAGTTACAGGTGGGGGAAATGGCGATAGCCATCGGGAATCCTTTAGGAAGAGAATTTGCCCGTTCCGTAACGGTAGGGGTAATAAGTGCTTTAAACCGGGAAGTTACGGTAGAAAGTCCTACCGGTGAAGCTATCACCCTCAAGCTGATTCAGACTGATGCGGCTATTAACCCTGGAAATAGCGGCGGGGCTCTGGTCAACGCTCGGGGAGAAGTAATTGGCATAAACAGTGTAAAAATTGCCCGCGCCGATGTAGAGGGAATGGGATTTGCCATTCCTATTAGTGATGCCCAGCCCATTATCCAGCAGTTAATTGAAAAAGGTTATGTCAGCCGACCATTTATCGGTATTTACGACTTTCGGGAAATTACCGAAGAAATGTCTGAATGGTACGGCCTTCCGGTGGGTATATATGTAGGTGGAATTGTACCGGGGGGACCAGCGGAAAAGGCAGGCATGAAACCGGGAGATATTATAGTCAAGATTGACGATGAAATTATTGCGTCTTTCGAAGATTTACAGAAAGTATTATACCGGCATCAAGTAGGAGACCGCGTAACTATAACGGTGATCAGGAATGGAAAGCGTTTAACCCTGCCGGTAATACTAGGTGAAATGCCCCGAAGATAA
- the rlmH gene encoding 23S rRNA (pseudouridine(1915)-N(3))-methyltransferase RlmH produces the protein MHVLIIAVGKLREKYLQQGVREYAKRLKPYARLEIIEVPEEKVSEKVSPAEKRQALEREAEKVLRYLPDKSHMIVLDIQGKLLSSEEFSRYLEDLSLRGQSNIAFVVGGPLGLDPKLISRADFRLSFSPMTFPHQLARLILLEQIYRAFKILRNEPYHK, from the coding sequence ATGCATGTTTTGATAATTGCGGTAGGGAAGTTAAGGGAAAAGTATCTCCAACAGGGAGTAAGGGAATACGCGAAAAGGCTCAAACCATATGCTCGTTTGGAAATAATAGAGGTACCTGAAGAGAAGGTTAGTGAAAAAGTGTCTCCTGCCGAAAAAAGGCAGGCACTGGAAAGAGAAGCAGAAAAGGTCTTAAGGTATCTCCCGGACAAAAGCCATATGATAGTTTTGGATATTCAAGGGAAATTGCTTTCTTCGGAGGAATTTTCCCGTTATCTGGAAGATTTGAGTTTGCGTGGACAGAGTAACATCGCCTTTGTTGTGGGTGGGCCTTTAGGGCTTGATCCAAAGCTTATATCCCGAGCCGACTTTCGTCTTTCTTTCTCTCCCATGACCTTTCCACACCAACTGGCCCGCTTAATCCTCTTGGAGCAGATCTACCGGGCCTTCAAAATATTGAGGAATGAACCATATCATAAGTAG
- a CDS encoding FAD-dependent oxidoreductase — protein sequence MGAVAAVFTALFLLLFFLIFILLLNYRSSRRKVKKTRRLLWVILAAFIFGGGVLAGLVKPEYIGKFLWESRWRELAFWLQTYGQEPYDVLVVGGEPEGIAAAVSAARNGARVLLIDKHKSLGGLFTYGMLNVLDMNYGPEGELLTGGIFQEFYEAMGGEAFDVETAKAFFHELVEKEENITLSLETRFLEPIMAWDEKTVIGVKVKQKGVPR from the coding sequence ATGGGAGCGGTGGCAGCAGTATTTACGGCCCTTTTTTTACTGCTGTTCTTTCTAATATTTATATTGTTATTAAATTACCGCAGCTCTAGAAGAAAAGTTAAGAAAACCAGAAGGCTGTTGTGGGTTATTCTTGCTGCTTTTATCTTCGGCGGAGGAGTTTTGGCCGGGCTGGTCAAGCCGGAATATATAGGAAAGTTTCTCTGGGAGAGTCGGTGGAGAGAGCTGGCATTTTGGTTGCAGACCTACGGACAGGAACCTTACGATGTATTGGTAGTAGGAGGGGAACCGGAAGGTATTGCGGCTGCTGTTTCCGCAGCCCGTAATGGAGCTCGAGTGCTTTTAATTGATAAACATAAGAGTTTGGGAGGGCTTTTTACTTATGGTATGCTGAACGTTCTGGACATGAATTATGGGCCGGAAGGGGAGTTGCTGACGGGAGGAATTTTTCAGGAATTTTATGAAGCCATGGGGGGCGAGGCTTTTGACGTAGAGACGGCTAAGGCGTTTTTCCACGAGTTGGTTGAAAAGGAAGAAAACATTACCTTGTCCTTAGAAACCCGTTTCCTAGAGCCAATTATGGCTTGGGATGAAAAAACGGTCATCGGGGTAAAAGTAAAACAGAAAGGAGTTCCCCG
- a CDS encoding FAD-dependent oxidoreductase produces the protein DATQDADLAAASGVPFTIAGEETGRDSPMAATLVLQFQGVNWDKLKWVLQNDGDPHTGATEVSAWGFRQETRKYQPLDGNIRLRGLNIGRQKDGSVLVNSLQIFNVNGLDEASRSRARAQAQKEAPRVARFLRENIPGFEEAVLVGTAPELYVRETRHIIGEYRLNVNDVLDNRDFPDRIAIASYPVDIQSISPADTGFVIGNPLKYSIPFRCLVPKKVENLLVVGRSASYTPLAAGSARVVPIGMVTGQAAGAAAAYSLKHDLTFRELAYSQEHINNLQDILMEQGLDLKPFVIENSWEQHWAYPYVKKLRPLGLVVTGYSNELDLNKIIIDRSFLNLLYEGINRTVPGERPDREELLNLVTDEPLDKHKALAMLVMARGFPSYYRLYSVEELFEIVAKREFLSTQLQERLRKVEILDLGHAYAIIAETVEKLEQQNPAAAATRSAFPFLPQ, from the coding sequence GACGCGACACAGGATGCGGACCTAGCCGCGGCCAGCGGAGTCCCTTTTACGATAGCGGGAGAGGAAACGGGCCGGGACTCTCCTATGGCAGCTACTCTGGTACTGCAATTTCAGGGAGTCAATTGGGACAAGCTAAAGTGGGTCTTACAAAATGACGGGGATCCCCATACGGGAGCTACTGAAGTTTCGGCTTGGGGGTTTCGGCAGGAAACCCGAAAATATCAGCCGCTGGACGGGAACATACGTCTTCGGGGGTTAAACATTGGGAGGCAGAAGGACGGGAGTGTGCTGGTTAATAGCCTTCAGATATTTAATGTTAATGGCCTAGATGAGGCTTCCCGGTCCCGGGCCCGAGCACAAGCACAAAAAGAGGCTCCGCGGGTTGCTCGTTTTTTGCGGGAAAATATACCAGGATTTGAGGAAGCTGTTTTGGTAGGAACTGCACCGGAACTTTATGTCCGGGAAACCCGGCACATAATCGGCGAATACCGTCTCAACGTTAACGACGTCTTGGATAACAGAGATTTCCCCGACCGGATCGCCATTGCTTCTTATCCGGTTGATATCCAGTCCATATCTCCTGCCGACACGGGCTTTGTCATTGGGAACCCTCTAAAATACAGCATACCTTTTCGCTGCTTAGTCCCCAAGAAGGTAGAAAACTTGTTAGTGGTAGGGCGTTCTGCTTCCTATACTCCTCTGGCTGCCGGCAGTGCTCGTGTAGTTCCGATTGGTATGGTAACCGGTCAGGCGGCCGGTGCGGCTGCCGCCTATTCTCTTAAACATGACCTTACTTTTCGGGAACTGGCATACAGTCAAGAACATATAAACAATTTACAGGACATACTCATGGAACAGGGTTTGGATCTAAAACCTTTTGTTATTGAGAATTCTTGGGAACAGCATTGGGCTTATCCCTACGTCAAGAAACTTCGCCCTTTAGGTTTAGTAGTTACCGGGTATAGCAACGAGTTGGACCTGAATAAAATTATAATTGACCGATCCTTTTTAAATCTTCTCTATGAGGGAATAAACCGAACTGTTCCCGGAGAAAGACCGGACAGGGAGGAGCTTTTAAACCTGGTAACCGATGAACCTCTGGATAAACACAAGGCTTTGGCTATGCTGGTCATGGCCCGTGGTTTTCCTTCTTATTATCGACTATATAGCGTTGAGGAATTGTTTGAGATTGTAGCAAAAAGAGAATTCCTTTCCACCCAGTTGCAGGAACGATTACGAAAGGTAGAAATTCTCGACCTGGGGCATGCTTATGCCATTATAGCGGAAACTGTGGAAAAGTTGGAACAACAAAATCCTGCTGCTGCAGCCACCCGCAGTGCCTTTCCTTTTCTTCCGCAATGA
- a CDS encoding polysaccharide deacetylase family protein, producing the protein MRYWLTLIVTAAVLFSLTFLLGLSVIGVDLFGPEEAAHQPEKTHQTATEGHAADNNKEPEEKAEQHEDNQTKKTEVAKESLEAKTGKTEGGKELTEKKPSSSQETEEKQEVREEIAQEQSPEIKKYILEFQLNAGGVITAEIVDRTGKLVRKLLDGEFKPAGKHSLTWQGMNEQGETVAPGQYTFRVTATYPGVPVLLYHHLAKPEEVEAGNPYVLSTTQFARQINYLKDNGYTTISLTQLGEYLTRGTQLPDKPVVITFDDGYASTYHQAFPILKQYGLKAIIFILGSFVDNSNASPPSLTWKQMQEMVRSGVVEIQSHSYDLHGEDDLVQKTEESQSEYEQRIYKDLVKIKQLIETKTGQPVTALSWPNGKQNSRALAIAKKAGYSYFFTSGEEVNYQQDSPTRIRRIFIPQNIKLSEFAQKIKAPPKKVTVHQETFQFTPKN; encoded by the coding sequence ATGAGGTACTGGTTAACTCTGATCGTTACTGCCGCAGTTCTTTTCAGCCTAACCTTTCTTTTAGGCCTATCCGTAATAGGTGTCGATCTTTTCGGCCCTGAAGAGGCTGCTCACCAACCAGAGAAAACTCACCAAACCGCTACTGAGGGTCATGCTGCTGATAATAACAAAGAACCGGAAGAAAAAGCAGAACAACACGAGGACAATCAAACAAAAAAGACAGAGGTCGCCAAGGAATCTCTGGAAGCAAAAACTGGGAAAACAGAAGGCGGGAAAGAACTCACCGAAAAGAAGCCCAGTTCCTCTCAGGAAACGGAAGAAAAACAAGAGGTCCGTGAAGAGATTGCTCAAGAACAGTCTCCCGAAATTAAGAAATATATTTTGGAATTTCAGCTTAACGCGGGAGGCGTCATAACGGCGGAAATAGTAGACCGGACAGGAAAACTAGTACGAAAACTTTTAGACGGAGAGTTTAAGCCCGCTGGAAAGCATTCTTTAACATGGCAGGGGATGAATGAACAAGGAGAGACTGTTGCCCCGGGCCAGTATACTTTCCGGGTTACGGCTACTTATCCCGGCGTGCCGGTACTCCTTTACCACCATTTGGCCAAACCGGAAGAGGTGGAAGCAGGTAACCCGTATGTATTGAGCACCACTCAGTTCGCCCGGCAAATAAACTATTTGAAAGACAACGGGTACACAACTATTTCTTTAACCCAACTGGGTGAATATTTAACCAGAGGAACTCAACTACCCGACAAGCCAGTAGTGATTACCTTCGATGACGGTTATGCCAGTACCTATCACCAAGCTTTTCCAATTTTAAAGCAATATGGTTTAAAAGCTATTATCTTTATCCTGGGGAGTTTTGTAGACAACAGTAATGCCTCGCCTCCCTCCTTAACATGGAAGCAGATGCAAGAAATGGTTAGAAGTGGTGTGGTAGAAATTCAATCTCATTCATATGATCTACACGGTGAAGATGATTTGGTTCAGAAAACAGAAGAATCCCAAAGTGAGTATGAACAGCGCATCTACAAAGATTTGGTTAAAATCAAACAATTGATTGAAACCAAAACCGGTCAACCGGTGACAGCCTTGTCTTGGCCTAACGGCAAGCAAAATTCCCGGGCCCTGGCCATAGCCAAAAAGGCCGGTTATTCATACTTTTTTACCAGCGGTGAAGAGGTCAACTACCAGCAAGACAGTCCTACCCGTATCCGCCGGATCTTTATCCCCCAGAATATTAAATTATCGGAATTTGCCCAAAAGATTAAGGCGCCCCCCAAAAAAGTTACTGTGCATCAAGAAACATTCCAATTTACTCCCAAAAATTAA
- a CDS encoding ABC1 kinase family protein, whose translation MIRQIYRKYQNRERYKEIIRILARHGFHYLLQGRRFDQYFYWITKVLPAAAKPLEATGLSTPVSLPARVRLLFEDLGPTFIKLGQLLSTRPDLVPQEYASEFGKLQDHVEKFGPTEVKEQFLDEFGVVPEELFARFDYIPLASASIAQAYQACLPNGQKVVVKVQRPGLKHLIEKDLAIMRDWADTVERSIVGKVCNVHEVIEVFSRQIRRELDFTVEGLNTEAFRALLAHHPRVEVPKIYWDYSSKEILTMDFMEGKKADMIEKSCRGTPLGRAYARSLLEAILIPMFNRGIFHGDPHPGNVLFQDDGSVVLLDFGIVGRLDDDFRYYSAQLMLALSEKNVAETVEITTKIGIVTREINYQYLYEDLAHLMDRATGIHLPGIDFSQLIRGMIEISLNHGIKMPGSFFTLGKALIAAEGLAKRLDPEINLVEVARPIALAYLRGQLQPCFNSDTFYQRTSATLKTLSELPRDIAKTIQNLANGDLTTIFVHRGLESLYDMLDIFSTRLAVSLLVVAMMIGSALVIHAGKGPFLFNYPAIGLLGFLTSAMMGIWMIFGMLRHGKLK comes from the coding sequence GTGATCAGGCAAATTTACCGGAAATATCAAAATCGGGAGCGGTATAAGGAGATAATTCGCATCCTAGCGAGACACGGCTTTCATTATTTATTACAAGGACGCAGGTTCGATCAATACTTTTATTGGATAACCAAAGTTCTCCCCGCCGCCGCCAAACCTTTGGAAGCAACTGGTCTTTCAACACCGGTTAGCTTACCCGCCAGGGTACGACTGCTCTTTGAAGATTTGGGGCCTACCTTCATCAAGCTAGGACAGCTTTTGAGCACTCGGCCAGACCTGGTGCCCCAGGAATATGCTTCGGAATTTGGTAAATTGCAGGACCATGTAGAAAAGTTCGGACCTACGGAAGTGAAAGAGCAGTTTTTGGACGAGTTTGGAGTCGTACCGGAAGAATTATTTGCCCGTTTCGATTATATTCCTCTGGCCAGCGCTTCCATAGCCCAAGCTTATCAGGCTTGTTTGCCAAACGGCCAGAAGGTAGTGGTAAAGGTTCAGCGACCCGGTCTTAAGCATTTGATAGAGAAAGATTTGGCCATCATGCGGGACTGGGCTGATACAGTGGAGCGTTCCATAGTAGGTAAAGTTTGCAACGTACACGAAGTAATCGAGGTGTTTTCCCGGCAGATACGACGGGAATTAGACTTTACGGTGGAAGGGCTCAACACAGAAGCTTTTCGTGCTTTGCTTGCCCATCATCCCCGGGTGGAAGTGCCGAAAATATACTGGGATTACAGTTCTAAAGAAATTCTCACTATGGATTTCATGGAAGGAAAGAAAGCAGATATGATTGAGAAAAGCTGCCGGGGGACACCGTTGGGACGGGCCTATGCGCGAAGTCTCCTGGAGGCAATTCTTATTCCTATGTTTAATCGGGGGATTTTTCACGGAGATCCTCATCCGGGTAATGTTTTATTTCAAGACGACGGCAGCGTAGTACTCCTTGATTTTGGAATTGTAGGCCGTTTAGATGATGATTTTCGGTATTATTCAGCGCAACTTATGCTGGCTTTAAGCGAGAAAAATGTGGCGGAAACTGTGGAAATAACCACCAAGATAGGGATTGTTACCAGGGAAATAAACTACCAGTACTTGTATGAAGACCTGGCCCATTTAATGGACCGGGCTACTGGTATCCATCTTCCGGGTATTGATTTTAGCCAACTGATAAGGGGTATGATAGAGATATCTTTAAACCATGGAATTAAAATGCCCGGAAGTTTTTTCACCCTGGGTAAAGCATTGATCGCGGCGGAGGGGTTGGCAAAACGGCTTGATCCGGAAATTAACTTGGTTGAAGTGGCCAGACCTATTGCTTTAGCCTATCTGCGCGGTCAACTGCAGCCCTGTTTTAATTCTGATACTTTTTACCAGAGAACATCGGCTACTTTAAAAACCCTGTCCGAATTACCCAGAGATATAGCCAAAACAATTCAAAATCTGGCCAATGGGGACCTAACCACTATTTTTGTACATCGGGGTTTAGAATCACTTTATGATATGCTGGATATTTTTTCTACGCGCCTGGCGGTAAGTTTGTTGGTAGTGGCTATGATGATTGGATCCGCCCTGGTTATCCATGCGGGAAAGGGTCCTTTTCTATTCAATTATCCCGCAATCGGCTTGCTTGGTTTTCTGACCTCTG